One part of the Candidatus Flexicrinis affinis genome encodes these proteins:
- a CDS encoding Gfo/Idh/MocA family oxidoreductase: protein MSESVRLGVGVIGLHEGRTLLVALNHVIPPTVGLVTGDATRAPHARAVAGCDLNVDKIEAARRDCPDLFYTADYAEMLARPDVDIVAIYTPDHVHADHIVQAFEAGKHVICTKPVVNSVEAARRVLEAGRRTGRKLLVGQSTRFFESFQRQRRAFNAGELGTLECLDAHYIHRMDWYYEKSPWVADSTDWVYLGLSHPLDLARWYLGRIDEVSAYGSQSALAREFGVRSHDIYVVNVKSADGRIGRVMGHYGLRELPSVRNAIELVLFGAEGTSRAQYHDMQYAYTRPDGTEVTEDMLYSKRGVYFNNEVHGMHYGEFANYTEYFAQALLSGDDYSPGLEEGLETFCVMEAVKRSARTGAPVKIAPLLHEIGL from the coding sequence ATGAGCGAGTCTGTACGGCTGGGCGTCGGCGTGATCGGCCTGCACGAGGGCCGGACGCTGCTGGTCGCGCTCAACCACGTCATCCCGCCAACCGTGGGGCTGGTAACAGGCGACGCAACCCGTGCGCCGCACGCCCGCGCGGTGGCCGGCTGCGACCTCAACGTCGACAAGATCGAAGCCGCCCGCCGCGACTGCCCCGACCTGTTCTACACGGCGGACTATGCCGAAATGTTGGCCCGGCCCGATGTCGACATCGTGGCGATCTACACGCCCGACCACGTCCACGCCGACCACATCGTGCAGGCGTTCGAGGCTGGCAAGCACGTGATCTGTACGAAACCGGTAGTCAACTCGGTCGAGGCGGCGCGGCGGGTACTGGAGGCCGGGCGGCGCACCGGTCGCAAGCTGTTGGTCGGGCAAAGCACGCGCTTCTTCGAGTCGTTCCAGCGTCAGCGCCGTGCGTTCAACGCCGGTGAACTCGGCACGCTCGAATGCCTTGACGCGCATTACATTCACCGCATGGATTGGTACTACGAGAAAAGCCCGTGGGTCGCGGACAGCACGGACTGGGTGTACCTCGGCCTGAGCCATCCGCTCGACCTCGCACGCTGGTACCTCGGCCGGATCGATGAGGTGAGCGCCTACGGCAGCCAATCGGCGCTAGCGCGCGAGTTCGGTGTGCGTTCGCACGACATCTATGTGGTGAACGTCAAGTCGGCCGATGGCCGTATCGGTCGCGTCATGGGGCATTACGGGCTGCGCGAACTCCCCTCGGTCCGCAATGCGATCGAGCTGGTGCTGTTCGGCGCCGAAGGCACAAGCCGCGCGCAGTATCACGATATGCAGTACGCCTATACACGGCCGGACGGCACCGAAGTCACCGAAGATATGCTTTACAGCAAGCGCGGGGTCTACTTCAATAACGAGGTCCACGGCATGCACTACGGCGAGTTTGCGAATTACACCGAGTACTTCGCGCAGGCGCTGCTGTCGGGTGACGACTATTCGCCCGGGCTTGAAGAAGGCCTCGAGACGTTCTGTGTGATGGAGGCGGTCAAACGGTCGGCTCGTACCGGCGCGCCGGTCAAGATCGCCCCGCTGCTGCACGAGATCGGCCTGTGA
- a CDS encoding right-handed parallel beta-helix repeat-containing protein, giving the protein MKVNVVPENGMVVTESTRLAPGVYVLPNGLSIGADGVTLEGEDTQIISGAKTGAGISVQGHSNVTVRGLYLSGYYHAVRADACRDLVIENVTVRNTAEVDGITTFVYLWKTLDWLEVEKAYGGAILLNNVQGGAVRGCDLQHQMNGLMMYRCSGLMVEDNNASFNSGWGVYLHDSSDNVVQDNQIDFCNRVYRRPEDGSVRVEADAAAIVLVINSSRNKVLRNSCLCGGDGIFVAGYYHPGGVTPCNDNLFEDNDCRLSPNNAIESTFSKGNVFRRNNCSRSNYGFWMGYSWDNVLEDNIIEFNRFVGIAAEHAYDFTIRNNSIRLNGEGIRLWTRGGEVLPHWPGHEVPYNFDIEDNMIESNGLGFDGTTGDESPDAQSHNFRLRGNTFRDNRVGARFGRARDCTVEGNTFAANVEAALLLVGDPGVAVGQNTFDDNARDIEKR; this is encoded by the coding sequence GTGAAAGTGAACGTTGTTCCTGAAAACGGCATGGTCGTCACCGAGTCCACGCGCCTCGCGCCCGGCGTATACGTCCTGCCAAACGGGTTGTCGATCGGCGCAGACGGTGTGACGCTTGAAGGCGAGGACACACAGATCATCAGCGGGGCAAAAACCGGCGCGGGAATCAGCGTGCAAGGGCACAGCAACGTCACGGTTCGCGGCCTGTACCTCTCCGGCTATTACCACGCCGTGCGCGCCGACGCGTGCCGCGACCTCGTCATCGAAAACGTCACCGTGCGCAACACCGCCGAAGTCGACGGCATCACGACCTTCGTTTACCTGTGGAAGACGCTTGACTGGCTGGAGGTCGAGAAGGCGTACGGCGGCGCGATCCTGCTTAACAACGTTCAGGGCGGTGCGGTACGTGGCTGCGATCTGCAGCACCAGATGAACGGCCTCATGATGTACCGATGCTCCGGGCTGATGGTCGAGGACAACAACGCCTCGTTTAACAGCGGCTGGGGCGTTTACCTGCACGATTCCAGCGACAATGTGGTGCAGGACAACCAGATTGACTTCTGCAACCGCGTCTACCGCCGCCCCGAAGACGGCTCGGTCCGCGTCGAAGCGGACGCCGCGGCCATCGTCCTCGTCATCAACTCGTCGCGCAACAAGGTGCTCCGCAACAGCTGCCTATGCGGCGGCGACGGCATCTTCGTGGCCGGCTACTACCATCCCGGCGGCGTGACCCCGTGCAACGACAACCTGTTCGAGGACAACGACTGCCGGCTCAGCCCGAACAACGCCATCGAGTCGACGTTCTCCAAAGGCAACGTCTTCCGGCGCAACAATTGCAGCCGGTCGAATTACGGCTTCTGGATGGGTTACTCGTGGGACAACGTGCTCGAAGACAACATCATCGAGTTCAACCGCTTCGTTGGCATCGCCGCCGAGCACGCCTACGACTTCACGATTCGCAATAACAGTATCCGGCTGAACGGCGAAGGCATCCGCTTGTGGACGCGCGGCGGCGAGGTGCTGCCGCACTGGCCCGGCCACGAAGTCCCCTACAACTTCGACATCGAAGACAACATGATCGAATCGAACGGGCTGGGTTTCGACGGCACCACCGGCGACGAGTCGCCCGATGCGCAGTCGCACAACTTCCGCCTGAGAGGCAATACGTTCCGCGATAACCGGGTGGGCGCCCGCTTCGGCCGCGCACGCGATTGCACGGTCGAAGGCAACACCTTCGCAGCCAACGTCGAGGCCGCGCTGCTGCTGGTCGGCGATCCCGGCGTCGCAGTCGGCCAGAACACATTCGACGACAACGCCAGAGACATAGAGAAACGTTAG
- a CDS encoding ABC transporter permease subunit, with amino-acid sequence MTDAAHSSPLTTFEHVESVRRAGSPVTRSMGRAFTYLVLFIGGTIMLFPLFWMFTSSFKPEWQILAQPPIWIPSMWIHEAAGSTTQEFPLWWVTNPAGEDEQVIKVGVRRFTTVVDANQLPELLSVPADQLSAPQSLQVDGAVLNVRTWTAEDGTTQDVVAISRDGSNLVIATVDALRSIASIRPLDEVNAGGRATLEASGFRLQGRELEEEGVTLLALGPESELTVVAPKDVAASAELVPAGNIEGAGMGQFGSTELPIYTRTGFPEDEKYVLLSAESWQPIIDLGVARESGFAVPNSALSDVETRQINDTPDMRVATAALEDGTQREVVVLVATSTQSFVIPTDEVTSLRLAPLGKLAQPFVANLDGVSVSYRDDYVEFEERIPVAIVSQRRDMDLIVKQSAITSAFDVPSQSPSPVLQTNFSLQNYIDALSKDLGGASFVTFFRNSIILVVLNLIGHFLSVTVVAYAFARLRAPGKNTLFMILLSTMMLPAPVMLIPTFEIFQKLGMVNTLWPLFVRAFFGNAFLIFLLRQFFMSIPMELEEAARIDGASTLQVLRKIIIPLSLPALATVGIFTFWWTWNSFFEPYVYLSSPQQYTVSLGLAFFKGQYNTSFHLLMAASMVVILPIIVIFFFAQRYFIEGIQLTGLKG; translated from the coding sequence ATGACGGACGCTGCGCACTCCTCACCGTTAACCACGTTCGAACACGTCGAATCGGTCCGGCGCGCCGGATCGCCCGTGACCCGCAGCATGGGCCGGGCGTTCACCTACTTGGTCCTGTTCATCGGCGGCACGATCATGCTGTTCCCGCTGTTCTGGATGTTCACGTCCAGTTTCAAGCCGGAGTGGCAGATTCTGGCCCAGCCCCCGATCTGGATCCCCTCGATGTGGATTCACGAGGCGGCTGGCAGCACCACGCAGGAATTCCCGCTGTGGTGGGTGACCAACCCGGCCGGCGAGGACGAGCAGGTCATCAAAGTCGGGGTGCGGCGCTTCACTACGGTGGTCGACGCCAACCAACTGCCTGAACTGCTGTCCGTCCCTGCCGATCAGTTGAGCGCGCCGCAGTCCCTACAAGTTGACGGCGCCGTACTCAACGTGCGGACGTGGACCGCCGAAGACGGCACGACGCAAGACGTGGTGGCGATCTCCCGCGATGGCAGCAATCTCGTGATCGCCACGGTCGACGCGCTGCGTTCGATCGCGTCGATCCGGCCGCTCGACGAAGTCAACGCCGGCGGGCGCGCGACGCTCGAGGCCAGCGGTTTCCGGCTTCAGGGCCGCGAGCTTGAGGAAGAAGGAGTCACACTGCTGGCGCTCGGCCCCGAGTCCGAACTCACGGTGGTCGCTCCGAAAGACGTCGCCGCTTCGGCGGAGCTCGTACCGGCAGGGAACATCGAAGGCGCAGGCATGGGCCAGTTCGGTAGCACTGAACTGCCGATCTACACGCGCACCGGCTTCCCTGAGGACGAGAAGTACGTGCTGTTGAGCGCCGAGTCGTGGCAGCCGATCATCGACCTCGGCGTCGCCCGAGAATCGGGGTTCGCCGTACCCAACAGCGCGCTGTCCGATGTCGAGACGCGCCAAATCAACGACACGCCGGATATGCGCGTTGCGACGGCTGCGCTAGAGGACGGCACCCAGCGCGAGGTGGTGGTGCTGGTGGCGACCAGTACCCAATCTTTTGTGATCCCGACCGACGAGGTGACGTCGCTGCGGCTCGCTCCACTCGGCAAGTTGGCACAACCGTTCGTCGCCAATCTCGACGGCGTATCGGTGAGCTACCGCGACGACTATGTCGAGTTTGAGGAGCGCATCCCCGTCGCAATCGTCAGCCAGCGGCGAGACATGGACCTGATCGTCAAGCAGTCGGCCATCACGAGCGCGTTCGACGTGCCGAGCCAGTCGCCTTCGCCTGTGCTGCAGACGAACTTCAGCCTGCAGAACTACATCGACGCGCTCTCGAAGGATTTGGGCGGCGCATCGTTCGTCACGTTCTTCCGCAACTCGATCATCCTTGTTGTGCTCAACCTCATCGGTCACTTTCTTTCTGTCACGGTCGTAGCCTATGCCTTCGCGCGGCTGCGTGCCCCGGGCAAGAACACGCTGTTCATGATCCTCCTTTCGACGATGATGCTGCCGGCGCCGGTGATGCTCATCCCCACGTTCGAAATCTTCCAGAAACTCGGCATGGTGAACACGCTGTGGCCGCTGTTCGTGCGGGCGTTCTTCGGCAACGCGTTCTTGATCTTCCTGCTGCGCCAGTTCTTCATGTCGATTCCGATGGAACTGGAAGAGGCCGCACGCATCGATGGCGCATCGACCCTTCAGGTTCTGCGCAAGATCATCATTCCGCTGAGCCTGCCCGCGCTCGCCACCGTCGGGATCTTCACGTTCTGGTGGACGTGGAATTCGTTCTTCGAGCCGTATGTGTACCTGAGCAGTCCGCAGCAGTACACCGTATCGCTCGGGCTGGCGTTCTTCAAAGGGCAGTACAACACGTCGTTCCACTTGCTGATGGCCGCGTCGATGGTGGTCATCTTGCCGATCATCGTGATCTTCTTTTTTGCCCAGCGGTACTTCATCGAGGGCATCCAACTCACGGGTCTAAAGGGTTAG
- a CDS encoding sugar ABC transporter permease: MVLFRRPFANMSPAARREAITFYILISPWLLGFILFIAYPMGRSLYLALTQYQIGREPVFIGLDNFTRLANDSDFWRSLKVTGLYVLGSVPGSTVIAIGIAMLLAQKIRGISIWRTVYFLPSVVAPIAVAVLWFYVFNPQYGLINTLLGYIGVKGPGWITSEDWALPSLVFMSWWTVGGQVIIYLAGLKNIPREYYEVAEVDGAGPWARFWNITIPMLSPTIFFNVVLGFIGATQIFEGPLVLTNGGPNKATLTYMLNLYQEAFQMGSLGYASALAWVLFVVIMALTLLIIRSSSLWVYYETEREKA; the protein is encoded by the coding sequence ATGGTTTTATTTCGACGTCCATTTGCAAATATGAGTCCTGCTGCCCGCCGCGAGGCCATCACCTTCTATATCTTGATCTCGCCGTGGCTGCTGGGCTTCATCCTGTTTATCGCCTATCCGATGGGCCGCTCGCTGTATCTGGCGCTGACACAGTACCAGATCGGCCGCGAGCCTGTATTCATCGGACTCGACAATTTCACGCGGTTGGCCAACGACAGCGACTTCTGGCGTTCGCTGAAGGTGACGGGGCTGTACGTGCTGGGGAGCGTTCCCGGCAGCACGGTCATCGCCATCGGAATCGCGATGCTGCTTGCACAGAAGATTCGCGGCATCAGCATCTGGCGAACGGTCTACTTCCTGCCATCCGTGGTCGCGCCGATCGCGGTCGCCGTGCTGTGGTTCTACGTGTTCAACCCGCAGTACGGGCTGATCAACACCTTGCTCGGGTATATCGGGGTCAAGGGGCCGGGCTGGATCACAAGCGAGGACTGGGCGCTGCCGTCGCTGGTCTTCATGAGTTGGTGGACAGTCGGTGGGCAGGTCATCATCTACCTCGCCGGACTGAAGAACATCCCGCGAGAGTACTACGAGGTGGCAGAGGTCGACGGCGCAGGGCCGTGGGCGCGGTTCTGGAACATCACGATCCCCATGCTCAGCCCCACCATCTTCTTCAACGTCGTCCTCGGCTTCATCGGCGCGACGCAGATCTTTGAGGGACCGCTGGTGCTCACCAACGGCGGGCCGAACAAAGCCACGCTGACCTACATGCTGAACCTGTATCAGGAGGCCTTCCAGATGGGCAGCCTCGGGTACGCGTCGGCGCTGGCGTGGGTGCTGTTCGTCGTCATCATGGCACTTACACTCCTGATTATTCGCTCATCGAGCCTTTGGGTTTACTACGAAACGGAGAGAGAGAAAGCATGA
- a CDS encoding sugar ABC transporter substrate-binding protein, producing the protein MYRRKWTGTFLSILVVASLFMAMIGFASLNRTFAQDRTLVTLGSWDDDNGNQRHLAAIADFEAQNPDIDVEIQPNPGGDWHTRILTLIASGELPDVYMVDSSYIPLYVESGGLANLRPYIEGENGFDPSEVFYQGVYENGFYQGDPYVLAKDYSTVAIYANQSLLDAAGITIPEDWTYDDLLDVAMQLTVDANGNNAASPDFDPENVVQWGMDHRGDWWRGFQTAIYSFGSHTISDDGTTLDGYFNSEGVISALEWMRDAVHVYHVAPTSNYISSLPNGVMPEFLSGKIAMVFGMGPWFLGMLEGQPGFEYAILPMPSGPGGHHGAVCWAGFGLAPTSENPDAAWLLLKALGTEIGQRQYGEHALSSMPIIMEDKLDHPFWGTFLNEVEYLDSLDDLKNPYYLQCVGTPAGSEITAVLFGENGADVDVAELVNERMPEYQACMDQQG; encoded by the coding sequence ATGTATCGCCGCAAGTGGACCGGAACGTTTCTATCGATACTCGTCGTAGCAAGCCTTTTCATGGCGATGATCGGATTTGCATCGCTTAACCGCACGTTCGCCCAAGACCGGACCCTCGTCACGCTCGGCTCGTGGGATGACGATAACGGCAACCAGCGCCATTTGGCCGCCATCGCCGATTTCGAAGCTCAGAATCCCGATATTGACGTAGAAATTCAGCCCAACCCGGGCGGTGACTGGCACACCCGCATCCTCACCCTGATCGCCTCGGGCGAACTCCCCGACGTCTACATGGTTGACTCCAGCTACATCCCGCTCTACGTCGAATCGGGCGGTCTGGCCAACCTGCGTCCCTACATCGAGGGCGAAAACGGCTTCGATCCGTCCGAGGTGTTCTATCAGGGCGTCTACGAGAACGGCTTCTATCAGGGCGATCCGTACGTGCTGGCTAAGGACTACAGCACGGTCGCGATCTATGCCAACCAGTCGCTGCTGGATGCTGCCGGCATCACGATCCCCGAAGACTGGACGTATGATGACCTGCTCGACGTCGCTATGCAGCTCACAGTCGACGCCAATGGCAACAACGCGGCCAGCCCGGATTTCGACCCCGAGAACGTGGTTCAGTGGGGTATGGATCATCGGGGTGACTGGTGGCGCGGTTTCCAGACTGCGATCTACTCGTTCGGCTCGCACACCATCAGCGATGACGGGACAACGCTGGACGGCTACTTCAACAGCGAAGGCGTGATCTCGGCCCTCGAGTGGATGCGCGACGCGGTTCACGTGTATCACGTAGCACCGACTAGCAACTACATCAGTTCGCTGCCGAACGGTGTGATGCCGGAATTCCTCAGTGGCAAGATCGCGATGGTGTTCGGTATGGGCCCGTGGTTCCTCGGCATGCTCGAAGGACAGCCCGGCTTCGAATACGCAATCCTGCCGATGCCGAGCGGCCCAGGCGGTCACCACGGCGCGGTCTGCTGGGCGGGCTTCGGCCTTGCTCCGACCAGCGAGAACCCGGATGCCGCATGGCTTCTGCTGAAGGCGCTCGGGACCGAGATCGGCCAGCGCCAGTACGGCGAACATGCGCTGTCGTCGATGCCGATCATCATGGAAGACAAGCTTGACCACCCGTTCTGGGGCACGTTCCTCAACGAGGTCGAGTACCTCGATTCGCTGGACGACCTGAAGAATCCCTACTACCTGCAGTGCGTGGGAACACCGGCAGGCAGCGAGATCACCGCGGTGCTCTTCGGGGAGAACGGCGCGGACGTCGACGTGGCAGAACTGGTGAACGAACGCATGCCGGAGTATCAGGCCTGCATGGATCAGCAAGGGTAA
- a CDS encoding ABC transporter substrate-binding protein translates to MRSKTLNSILLIVVLCMAAFGVAAQDQISITVAGWSSNPAEDAALQARLDAFMAENPNVSVAFVPSSDHTVTMQTAFASGEYPQVFYVDSSRLPDWVEAGVVAVGEDEIENPEGLYPDLLDIFTLDGVTYCPAKDFSTMALQYNKDLFDAAGLEYPNADWTWDDLRAAAEALTDADAGVIGLVTPPNFERWLPFLYQAGGDLFDEDGNLALDSDAGRAALEFYVGFSTDGIGGTPSSVDSGWGGEAFGLGRAAMAMEGNWVIQFLLDNYPDLNWGVTELPAGEAGEATMAFTVCYGVAANIEGAEAEAAWDVVNFLTNDEGALSVAESSFGPMPTRISAAEAYIESWESRTEGANVDAQDFNAFIAGSEYSHRWQLPVGYGPFVDAFNAGLEQAFTGSITVDDMIFEVTLVAEEIQGG, encoded by the coding sequence ATGCGCAGCAAGACATTGAATTCCATCCTTCTTATCGTGGTCCTGTGCATGGCGGCGTTCGGCGTTGCGGCGCAGGATCAGATCAGCATTACCGTCGCGGGCTGGTCGTCCAACCCCGCGGAAGACGCCGCGTTGCAGGCGCGCCTCGACGCGTTCATGGCCGAGAACCCGAACGTCTCGGTCGCTTTCGTGCCGTCCAGCGACCACACCGTGACGATGCAGACCGCGTTCGCCTCCGGCGAGTATCCGCAGGTCTTCTACGTCGACAGCTCGCGCCTGCCCGACTGGGTTGAGGCGGGTGTTGTCGCCGTCGGCGAGGACGAGATCGAGAACCCTGAAGGGTTGTATCCCGACCTGCTCGACATCTTCACGCTCGATGGCGTGACCTACTGCCCGGCCAAGGACTTCTCGACCATGGCGCTGCAGTACAACAAGGATCTGTTCGACGCGGCCGGCCTCGAGTATCCGAACGCCGACTGGACGTGGGACGATCTGCGCGCTGCGGCCGAAGCCCTGACCGACGCCGATGCCGGCGTAATCGGTCTGGTCACCCCGCCGAACTTCGAGCGTTGGCTGCCGTTCCTGTATCAGGCCGGCGGTGATCTGTTCGATGAGGACGGCAATCTGGCGCTTGACAGCGATGCGGGTCGCGCGGCGCTCGAGTTCTACGTCGGCTTCTCGACCGATGGCATCGGCGGAACTCCATCGTCGGTTGACTCGGGCTGGGGCGGCGAGGCGTTCGGTCTCGGCCGCGCCGCGATGGCGATGGAAGGCAACTGGGTAATCCAGTTCCTGCTCGACAACTACCCCGACCTGAACTGGGGCGTCACGGAACTGCCGGCTGGTGAGGCGGGCGAAGCGACCATGGCGTTCACCGTGTGCTACGGCGTTGCGGCCAATATCGAGGGCGCCGAGGCGGAAGCCGCGTGGGATGTCGTGAACTTCCTGACCAATGACGAAGGCGCGCTGTCGGTTGCCGAGAGCAGCTTCGGCCCGATGCCGACCCGTATCTCTGCGGCTGAGGCCTACATCGAGAGCTGGGAAAGCCGCACCGAGGGCGCGAACGTCGATGCACAGGACTTCAACGCCTTCATCGCCGGCAGCGAATACTCGCACCGCTGGCAGCTTCCGGTCGGCTACGGCCCGTTCGTTGACGCGTTCAACGCCGGCCTCGAGCAGGCGTTCACCGGGTCGATCACGGTGGATGACATGATCTTCGAGGTCACGCTCGTCGCTGAAGAGATTCAGGGCGGCTAG
- a CDS encoding ABC transporter permease subunit: MASMTSTQPPAAATMADKRREETIAGYLFMSPMMVIFMIFLFIPIAFALFVSFTNWNGITPLGQTQSQTTGAVQFTNLTADPVTIPAGTIVTTEGNNPVRYELTADVTLASGAEATAEGTIVALDEFAGSDGNTRRDSITVIEGDLAETVSVTNPSALAGGQDNAYEFVGLENYQDLLFEQGIRQRDFFLSLKNTVYFVLGVVPAQTVLALVLAVIVNQKWLKGKGFFRTAFYFPSITSSVVISIIFMWLFTRGGVVNVLIGALFPNYDGVTWLNDPNGVIHNALGLVGVTRDTVGDWASSRVAGLTLWDWISGPSVTLFTIMILNTWTTIGTLMIIYLAALQGIPPQVYEAAAIDGATTWQTFRRITVPLLAPTTFFVVTLGLIGTFQVFDQIAVMTSGGPAKTTLTIAYIVYSNGFNNSQMGLAAATALILFAIIFSFTLIQRRITRESVDAY; encoded by the coding sequence ATGGCAAGCATGACAAGCACTCAGCCGCCCGCCGCAGCGACGATGGCGGACAAGCGCCGCGAGGAGACCATCGCCGGATATCTCTTCATGTCCCCGATGATGGTCATCTTCATGATATTCCTCTTTATTCCGATCGCGTTCGCGCTGTTTGTTAGTTTTACGAACTGGAACGGCATCACGCCGCTGGGTCAGACTCAATCGCAGACGACGGGCGCCGTGCAGTTCACGAACCTGACCGCCGATCCGGTCACGATCCCAGCCGGCACGATCGTCACGACCGAAGGCAACAACCCCGTACGCTACGAGCTGACCGCCGACGTCACGCTCGCGTCGGGGGCCGAAGCAACCGCCGAGGGAACGATCGTCGCGCTTGACGAGTTCGCCGGGTCGGACGGAAACACCCGCCGGGACAGCATCACGGTGATCGAGGGCGACCTCGCCGAAACCGTGAGCGTGACCAACCCTTCAGCGCTGGCGGGCGGGCAAGACAACGCCTATGAGTTCGTCGGGCTCGAGAACTATCAGGATCTACTGTTCGAACAGGGCATCCGGCAGCGCGATTTCTTCCTCTCGCTCAAGAACACGGTCTATTTCGTGCTCGGCGTGGTGCCGGCGCAGACCGTGCTGGCGCTGGTCTTGGCCGTCATCGTGAATCAGAAGTGGCTCAAGGGAAAAGGGTTCTTCCGCACAGCGTTCTACTTTCCGTCGATCACGTCGTCGGTCGTGATCTCGATCATCTTCATGTGGCTGTTCACCCGCGGCGGCGTGGTCAACGTGCTGATCGGCGCGCTGTTTCCGAACTACGACGGGGTGACATGGTTGAACGACCCGAACGGGGTGATCCACAATGCCCTCGGATTGGTGGGCGTGACGCGCGACACGGTCGGCGACTGGGCTAGCTCGCGGGTTGCCGGCTTGACGCTGTGGGACTGGATCAGCGGGCCAAGCGTAACGCTGTTTACCATCATGATCCTGAATACGTGGACGACCATCGGCACACTGATGATCATCTACCTCGCCGCGCTGCAAGGCATTCCGCCGCAGGTCTACGAGGCGGCGGCCATCGACGGCGCGACCACTTGGCAGACGTTCCGGCGCATCACCGTGCCGCTGCTAGCCCCGACGACCTTCTTCGTGGTGACGCTTGGCTTGATCGGCACGTTTCAGGTCTTCGACCAGATCGCCGTCATGACCAGCGGCGGGCCGGCCAAGACCACGCTAACGATCGCGTATATCGTGTACTCGAACGGCTTCAACAATTCGCAGATGGGCTTGGCGGCGGCGACCGCGCTGATCCTGTTTGCGATCATCTTCTCGTTCACCCTGATTCAGCGGCGCATTACCCGCGAATCGGTCGATGCGTACTAA
- a CDS encoding carbohydrate ABC transporter permease, translating into MATTAMTRSAPAETAGGGGGGLGRRLLTIFGLSFLILFALIQTVPFVLTISNSFKCLPGTRQAPEAFIPSQLNFIDCRTASGASIPLEDSVSGLTFKPSMEGYDEVLGTYPFPSWFANTVIYAVFVTVLRLAFDSLAGYALARMDFPGRRIMFFVVLGTLMIPAVVLIIPRFIILREIGILNTYQGLIFALAADAFGVFLMKQFFESIPTEIEEAAQVDGANRFTMFFRIVLPMATPALTALTIFSFQGTWNNFMDALIIVGGKADLWNLPLGMAQLRGQFGETLEWNTFLAGAVFTTIPMAILFFVFQRYFVEGVSYSGLKG; encoded by the coding sequence ATGGCGACAACTGCAATGACTCGATCCGCCCCGGCGGAGACAGCGGGCGGCGGGGGTGGCGGCCTCGGGCGGCGCCTGCTCACGATCTTCGGGCTGAGCTTCCTGATCCTGTTCGCGCTGATCCAGACCGTCCCGTTCGTATTGACGATCTCCAACTCGTTCAAGTGCTTGCCGGGGACGCGCCAAGCACCGGAAGCGTTCATTCCGTCGCAGCTCAACTTCATCGACTGCCGCACGGCGTCCGGCGCGTCGATCCCGCTTGAGGACTCGGTCAGCGGGCTGACCTTCAAGCCGTCGATGGAAGGCTACGACGAAGTGCTGGGCACCTATCCGTTCCCGTCGTGGTTCGCCAACACGGTGATCTACGCCGTGTTCGTGACGGTGCTGCGGCTGGCGTTCGACTCGTTGGCGGGGTACGCGCTGGCGCGCATGGACTTCCCGGGCAGGCGCATCATGTTCTTCGTCGTGCTCGGCACGCTGATGATCCCGGCGGTCGTGCTGATCATTCCGCGCTTCATCATCCTGCGCGAGATCGGCATCCTGAACACGTATCAGGGGCTGATCTTCGCGCTGGCGGCCGATGCGTTCGGCGTGTTTCTGATGAAACAGTTCTTCGAGTCGATCCCGACCGAGATCGAGGAGGCGGCACAGGTGGACGGCGCGAACCGCTTTACGATGTTCTTCCGCATCGTGCTGCCGATGGCCACGCCCGCCCTTACCGCGCTGACGATCTTCAGCTTTCAGGGGACGTGGAACAACTTCATGGACGCGCTGATCATCGTCGGCGGCAAGGCGGACTTGTGGAACCTGCCGTTGGGCATGGCGCAGCTCAGGGGGCAGTTCGGGGAGACGTTGGAGTGGAACACGTTCCTCGCCGGGGCGGTGTTTACCACCATTCCGATGGCGATCCTGTTCTTTGTCTTCCAGCGCTACTTCGTCGAAGGCGTGAGCTACTCGGGCCTCAAGGGATAA